The following coding sequences are from one Roseburia hominis A2-183 window:
- a CDS encoding zinc ribbon domain-containing protein produces the protein MEFFDKLSESLVSAGKDVSQKAKDVSEIAKLKLDIKSKEDYVQKQYEELGRSYYEKHKDEEECEEAEQFFLIKEAVEEIERMKAEVLRIQGSAECPKCGAKMPEGAVYCSNCGTKMDDMYEEE, from the coding sequence ATGGAATTTTTTGATAAGTTAAGCGAGTCACTGGTAAGTGCGGGGAAGGATGTCAGCCAGAAGGCGAAGGATGTATCCGAGATTGCAAAGTTAAAGCTGGATATCAAGTCCAAGGAGGACTATGTGCAGAAGCAGTATGAGGAGCTGGGACGCTCTTATTATGAGAAGCACAAGGATGAGGAAGAATGTGAAGAAGCAGAGCAGTTTTTCCTGATCAAGGAAGCTGTGGAGGAGATCGAGCGCATGAAAGCCGAGGTTCTGCGGATCCAGGGTTCTGCAGAATGTCCGAAGTGCGGTGCGAAGATGCCGGAAGGTGCTGTATATTGCAGCAACTGTGGTACGAAGATGGATGATATGTATGAGGAAGAGTAG
- a CDS encoding GGDEF domain-containing protein, whose protein sequence is MKVIEGIGVNGEMELNKEKKNIIGITQSGLILVLVVLIVFMMVQINRLQGTARVINYAGLVRGATQREVKLEITGNQNEELVQYLDDILSGLKYQDGHYDLVKLHDKEYQDKLQVQSDYWEKLKVEIEAVRSRGYENTDIVNMSETYFKMADETVSAAENYSEKIARKIRTIEILSALDMLCLVILVIMQTLMAMKMAVQNKLLEQRAYTDSHTGLPNKSACEKILNNKEIIDEPTACIMFDLNNLKTVNDTMGHSSGDQLIMNFARLLRSVIPEEDFVGRYGGDEFMAVIYHTSKAEVEDILKYLRREKDRLNGNENPMSIDYACGWALSEDYKECTMQILLDKADSYMYDNKQLCKQHTL, encoded by the coding sequence ATGAAGGTTATTGAAGGTATAGGGGTAAACGGAGAGATGGAGTTGAATAAGGAAAAGAAAAATATAATTGGCATTACACAAAGCGGTCTTATATTGGTATTGGTAGTTCTTATTGTCTTTATGATGGTACAGATCAACAGGTTACAGGGGACTGCACGGGTAATAAATTATGCAGGTCTGGTACGTGGAGCCACACAGCGTGAAGTAAAGTTAGAAATTACAGGAAACCAGAATGAAGAATTAGTTCAGTATCTGGATGATATTCTGAGCGGATTAAAATACCAGGATGGACATTATGATCTGGTAAAGCTTCATGATAAAGAATATCAGGATAAATTACAGGTTCAGAGTGACTACTGGGAAAAATTAAAAGTAGAAATTGAAGCGGTGAGAAGCAGAGGATATGAAAATACAGATATTGTAAATATGAGTGAAACTTATTTTAAGATGGCAGATGAAACAGTATCTGCAGCGGAAAATTATTCAGAAAAGATTGCAAGAAAGATTCGTACCATAGAGATTTTGTCAGCACTTGATATGTTGTGCCTGGTAATATTGGTTATTATGCAGACGCTGATGGCAATGAAGATGGCAGTGCAAAACAAGCTGTTAGAACAGAGGGCATATACAGACAGCCATACAGGATTACCCAATAAAAGTGCATGTGAGAAAATACTTAATAATAAAGAGATCATTGATGAACCGACAGCATGCATAATGTTTGATCTAAATAATTTGAAGACGGTAAATGACACAATGGGACATTCGTCAGGAGACCAGCTAATAATGAATTTTGCCCGGCTTTTACGCAGTGTGATTCCGGAAGAAGATTTTGTTGGAAGGTATGGCGGGGATGAATTCATGGCAGTTATATATCATACCAGTAAAGCGGAAGTTGAGGATATTTTAAAATACTTACGCAGGGAAAAAGATAGATTAAATGGCAATGAAAATCCTATGTCAATCGATTATGCATGCGGATGGGCGTTATCCGAAGACTATAAGGAGTGTACAATGCAGATATTATTGGATAAGGCCGATTCTTATATGTATGATAATAAACAATTATGCAAACAGCATACCCTTTAG
- a CDS encoding calcium/sodium antiporter, translating to MTEMLWAVVLLVVGFVLLIKGADFFVEGSSSVAKMLKVPSIIIGLTIVAMGTSLPECAVSITASVTNNNALAVSNAIGSNIFNLMVVCGFCALFNPLYVEKSTLKKEFPFSVVCAVLLLVCGYLGMQLGRADGIILLIVFVAFLVWMVRSALKARAAAGDDEYEVLPVWKCIVFIVGGIVAIKFGGDFVVNGASTVAAKLGLSQNLIGLTIVACGTSLPELVTSVVAARKNELDMALGNVIGSNIFNILFVLGIAATISPIAFIMENVIDIVILVVMSVLVWAFAWTKKKLDRFEGIVMLALYAVYLVYICMR from the coding sequence ATGACAGAAATGCTTTGGGCAGTTGTGCTGCTTGTTGTTGGATTTGTGCTTCTGATTAAGGGAGCAGATTTTTTTGTGGAGGGAAGCTCTTCCGTGGCAAAGATGCTGAAAGTGCCCTCAATCATTATAGGACTTACGATCGTGGCGATGGGGACGAGTCTTCCGGAATGTGCGGTCAGTATTACGGCATCGGTAACGAACAATAATGCACTTGCAGTCAGCAATGCTATTGGCTCTAATATTTTTAATCTGATGGTGGTCTGTGGATTCTGTGCCCTTTTTAATCCACTCTATGTTGAAAAGAGTACGTTAAAAAAAGAGTTTCCGTTTTCTGTAGTCTGTGCAGTCTTGCTTTTAGTCTGCGGATATCTGGGAATGCAGCTTGGCAGGGCAGACGGAATCATCCTTCTTATTGTATTTGTCGCTTTTCTGGTCTGGATGGTGCGCTCGGCACTGAAAGCGCGTGCTGCTGCCGGAGATGATGAGTATGAGGTATTGCCGGTGTGGAAATGTATCGTGTTTATCGTCGGTGGTATTGTGGCGATCAAGTTCGGTGGGGATTTTGTTGTAAACGGCGCATCCACGGTTGCTGCAAAGCTGGGACTCAGCCAGAATCTGATCGGACTTACGATTGTTGCCTGTGGAACCAGCCTGCCAGAACTTGTGACCTCAGTGGTTGCAGCGCGCAAAAATGAACTGGATATGGCGCTCGGTAATGTGATCGGCTCCAATATTTTCAATATTCTGTTTGTGCTCGGTATCGCAGCAACGATCAGTCCGATCGCATTTATCATGGAAAATGTGATCGATATTGTGATTCTGGTTGTGATGAGCGTACTGGTGTGGGCGTTCGCCTGGACGAAGAAGAAGCTGGACCGCTTCGAGGGCATTGTGATGCTGGCGCTCTATGCGGTCTATCTTGTGTATATCTGCATGCGGTAG